Proteins from one Anopheles nili chromosome 2, idAnoNiliSN_F5_01, whole genome shotgun sequence genomic window:
- the LOC128720129 gene encoding mantle protein-like, producing MKLLLVVCTIAAVLDALAATKDISLPVLVPVPTIKKVPIAIPKIEHTKGEIIKHVPQAIIKRVPVEKHVEVEQVVEVVKQVPVTKEIVVERPVEVIREVPIEKVVIEKVEVPYEVIKHVEKIKHIPVEKHIEIIKEVEEIREVPYKRYVFNKKPFPVPYNEPEEVQVPYTVPAPVPEVVAVEPEVPVVSLKDKLHNLLPNAANYDPVGFFKKIVNH from the coding sequence TTACTGGTCGTTTGCACGATAGCGGCAGTGCTTGATGCGCTGGCAGCTACGAAAGACATCTCACTTCCGGTATTAGTGCCAGTGCCAACGATCAAGAAGGTCCCGATTGCCATTCCAAAGATCGAACACACTAAAGGAGAAATTATCAAGCATGTGCCGCAAGCGATCATTAAGCGCGTGCCTGTCGAAAAGCACGTCGAAGTGGAGCAGGTGGTTGAGGTGGTGAAGCAGGTCCCGGTGACAAAGGAGATCGTCGTCGAACGCCCAGTGGAAGTGATCCGCGAGGTGCCAATCGAGAAAGTAGTCATCGAGAAGGTCGAGGTGCCGTACGAAGTGATCAAACACGTGGAAAAGATCAAGCACATCCCGGTAGAGAAGCACATCGAGATCATCAAGGAGGTCGAGGAGATCCGCGAGGTGCCATACAAGCGGTATGTCTTCAACAAGAAGCCCTTCCCGGTGCCATACAACGAGCCAGAGGAAGTTCAGGTACCCTACACGGTTCCGGCTCCAGTTCCGGAAGTTGTCGCGGTCGAACCCGAAGTCCCGGTTGTGTCACTAAAGGATAAGCTCCACAACCTGCTACCGAACGCCGCTAACTACGATCCGGTGGGA